One part of the Sporosarcina ureae genome encodes these proteins:
- the msrB gene encoding peptide-methionine (R)-S-oxide reductase MsrB, producing MKLKYILSLCCILLLAGCGIGNSDSSTSLGSLTASSDSKYPANPNEDLTFNEENLQDIYLAGGCFWGVEAYMERVYGVSDVTSGFANGTTENPTYNEVITGKTGHAETVHVQFDPERTDLKTIVEHFFMIVDPTSLNKQGNDRGTQYRSGIYYTNPDDKIIIDEVVAKEQERYDEKIVTEVEPLTSYTLAEEYHQDYLEKNPDGYCHVEFDTLEDQDIPSVIDAADYPKPSDEELKKKLTKAQYQVTQDNNTEAAFSNEYWDTFEDGIYIDVATGEPLFSSADKYDSQCGWPSFTQPIIPEVMTEHTDKSFNMVRTEVRSRAGDSHLGHIFPDGPKDRGGLRYCINSAAIDFVPLEEMEAKGYGYLTSYVE from the coding sequence ATGAAACTGAAATATATACTTAGTTTATGTTGCATCTTGCTGCTTGCAGGATGTGGCATAGGAAATTCAGATTCATCCACTAGTCTAGGTTCACTGACTGCTTCCTCAGATTCCAAGTATCCAGCCAATCCGAATGAAGATCTAACATTTAATGAAGAAAATCTTCAGGACATCTATTTGGCTGGAGGTTGTTTCTGGGGCGTGGAAGCTTACATGGAAAGAGTGTATGGTGTATCTGATGTAACGTCTGGCTTTGCGAACGGCACAACGGAAAATCCGACATACAATGAAGTCATTACAGGCAAAACAGGTCACGCGGAAACAGTGCATGTGCAATTCGATCCAGAGCGTACAGACTTGAAAACAATTGTGGAGCACTTTTTCATGATTGTCGATCCGACATCTTTGAATAAACAGGGAAATGACCGTGGTACACAATATCGATCAGGTATTTATTATACGAATCCCGACGACAAAATAATCATTGATGAAGTCGTTGCGAAAGAACAAGAGCGTTATGACGAGAAAATTGTTACAGAAGTAGAGCCATTAACGAGCTATACTCTGGCAGAAGAATATCATCAAGATTACTTAGAGAAAAATCCAGATGGGTACTGTCATGTAGAATTCGATACACTTGAAGATCAAGACATTCCGTCTGTAATTGACGCTGCGGACTATCCGAAGCCGAGCGATGAAGAATTGAAAAAGAAATTGACGAAAGCTCAATATCAAGTGACACAAGACAACAATACAGAAGCGGCATTCTCGAATGAGTACTGGGATACATTTGAAGACGGCATTTATATAGATGTCGCAACAGGGGAACCTTTATTCTCAAGTGCGGATAAGTATGACTCGCAATGTGGTTGGCCGAGTTTTACGCAGCCGATCATACCAGAAGTTATGACGGAACATACAGATAAAAGTTTCAATATGGTGCGAACTGAAGTAAGAAGTCGTGCGGGCGATAGTCACCTCGGCCATATCTTTCCTGATGGACCGAAAGATCGCGGTGGATTACGTTATTGTATAAATAGCGCAGCGATCGACTTCGTACCTCTAGAAGAGATGGAAGCTAAAGGATACGGCTATCTGACAAGTTATGTGGAATAA
- a CDS encoding redoxin family protein, with translation MLKKFIMLLAIVAVLGACSSSDTASSANDIALQDFDGKTVSLADYEGKKVYVKFWASWCPICLAGLDEVNTLARESTDFEVLTVVAPGYNNEKKHDDFIKWFKGVQNVDDLPVLLNDGGSLVQDFNVKGYPTSAFIDTKGKLVRSQPGHLSNEQIIDAMAQIN, from the coding sequence ATGTTGAAAAAGTTCATTATGTTGTTGGCAATTGTTGCCGTTTTAGGTGCTTGTTCGTCTTCTGATACAGCGAGTAGCGCGAATGACATTGCTTTACAGGACTTTGATGGAAAAACCGTCAGTCTTGCGGATTATGAAGGCAAGAAAGTGTATGTAAAGTTTTGGGCTTCTTGGTGTCCTATCTGTCTAGCAGGTCTCGATGAAGTGAATACACTAGCTAGGGAATCTACTGATTTCGAAGTGTTGACTGTAGTAGCACCTGGTTATAATAATGAAAAGAAACATGATGACTTCATAAAATGGTTCAAAGGTGTTCAAAATGTAGACGATTTACCGGTGTTATTAAATGATGGTGGCAGTCTAGTGCAAGACTTCAATGTGAAAGGGTATCCAACATCTGCTTTCATTGATACAAAAGGAAAACTAGTCCGCTCACAACCAGGACACTTATCGAATGAACAAATCATCGATGCTATGGCACAAATTAATTAA